Part of the Bacteroidales bacterium genome is shown below.
TATTATAATGCCCCAGGTATCCGAATGCATAACGGGCATTCAGCACCAGTTTATCATTGGCATCAAGCGGGAAGAAATAATCCGCTTTGAAAGTCCATTTGTGGAATTCAATATAATTGTATTTAACCTGATCAGATGCAATCGACATATCCTTTCCGCTGATCGAAGAATATGGCGGAGTGGCCTGGACTGAAAGAGTAAATGAAGAACCTCTTCTCGGGTAAATAAGGTTAGGGCTTGTAGAGAACCTTGTCAGTTTTGCACTGAGACTAATAAGATTTGATACACCATCATCGAACAGGAAGCTGTATTGAGTAAAATTATCAAGGTTATACCGCTGATAACTTAACTCCCCATAGAGTGAAAAGAAATCGTCGGGCCATTCGAGTCGTTTACCAAGACCCACCGAAGCACCGTCAATTATCATTGAATGACCGCCCTCCTGTCTCATTATTGACCTGTACATAGAAACCGAGAATGTATTGGGATTTTTGCCTCCGAGCCATGGTTCAACAAAAGAGACATTAAATGATGAATAGATCTTTCCGTTCGACTGTGCCCTGATGCTGAGCGACTGTCCATCTCCTGAAGGATAAGGTTTCCATTGTTTAAGGTCGAAGAAATTGCGCATTGCAAAGTTGTTGAACCTAACGCCAACGGTACCTACAAGCATACCAGCTCCCCAGCCTCCCGATACTTCAAACTGGTCGTTTGCTTTTTCTTCAAGCTTATATAACAGGTCAACGGTTCCATTGTTTATATCCTGCAGCGGTACCGGATTAATTTTTTCCGGATCAAAATGTCCAAGTACTCCAAGCTGCCTTATCGACCTAATAATCTTGTCTTTGCTGAACAAATCGCCCGGTAAAGTGTAAAGTTCCCTTCTGGCAATATGCTCATTTGTTCTTGTATTTCCTGAGATAATAACATTATTAAGGTATGCCTGATCACCCTCATATATTCTTATTTCCAGATCGACAGAATCCTTGTCTACCTTGGCCTCAACAGGTGTAAGTCTGGAAAACAGGTATCCGTTATTCTGGTACATACCGCTAACAGCGTCCTGTGCACCGGAATTTCCATTGAGCCTGTCGTTTATCAGCGACTGGTTATAAACGGTTCCTTTCTCTATGTTAAAGACTTTTTCCAGATCTTCCTTCCTGTATACACTATTTCCGACCCAGTCTACATTCCTGAGAAAGTACTGATTCCCTTCTTCTACCTTAATTACCAGTCCTATCCGGTCCTCTGAAATCTTATAGATAGAATCAGATAGAATTGCGAAATCCTTGAAACCGTTATCGTTATAGAATGTATATAACTTGTCTTTATCCTCGCTGAACTTCTCACCTATATATTTTGAAGCCCTGAAGAAGTTAAGGTTTTTCTTCTTTGTATCCTTCATCTGCCGGCGCAGTTTTTTAGTCTCAAAAAACTCGTTTCCGACAAATGTTATATCACCGATTTTAACTTTATCCTTTTTATCGACATTAATGTTAAGAATCACGTTGTTAGGCTGATCGGGATCATCTTTCTGAATGAATTCCACCTCTGTATTGAGGAATCCTTTTTCAACAAAATGATCTTTAATGATTTTCTTGGCAGTATTCAGAAGAAATGCAGTTACCTGTGAGCCAACCGGAAGATTGATCTTTTCAGCAAGATCCTGGGTCTCTGACTTTTTCATCCCGTTGTACTTCACTGAAGAGATCCTTGGCCTTTCCTGCAGAGCAATATCAAGAAAAACCGTATCTGATGAAACCTTTGTTATTGAAATCCTGACATCTGAAAATAGTCCCTGCATCCAAAGTTTCTGAGCAGCAGCAGTAACAGCTTCTCCCGGAATTGTAACTTCCTGTCCGAGTCTTAGTCCAGATATACCTATAAGTGCATTAGTATCAAGAAATCTTACACCGCTAACTGTTACTCCACCTATAATATAATCATCGGAAGACATATAATCATAAATCTCCTGCTCTTCCTGGGCATACAGCGAAAGACCCATCAGAGTCAGGAATATTGCTACAAAAGTCCTTTTAAATCTCTTAATCACCATTATTTCATTATTTTTCCGAAACTTGTTCACTAGTTTTTCCAAATCTTCTTTCTCTTTTCTGGAAGTCAATTATAGCTGTATAGAAATCATCTTTACCAAAATCGGGCCAAAGTTTTTCTGTAAAGTATAATTCAGTATATGCAAGCTGCCACAAAAGGAAGTTGCTAATTCTCAGCTCCCCGCTTGTTCTTATCATTAATTCAGGGTCGGGAATATCATATGTTGTAAGATATTTTTCAAAATCATCTTCGTTGATTTCTTCCGGTAACAGAATTCCTTTTTTAACATCTGATGCTATTTTTCTTGCTGCTTCAGTTATCTCCCACCGGGAACTATAACTCAGTGCAACAACAAGATTAAGTCCGGTACTAACCGATGTAAGATTAATTGTTTCATTGAGTCTGTTTCTGACATCATCAGCCAGCCTGTCAACATCACCAATTGCAATAAGTCTTATATTATTTTTTGTCAGAGTATCTGTCTCTTTACTAAGCGATTGCACCATTATTCCCATAAGAGCCGAAACCTCTTCATCTGGCCGGCCCCAGTTTTCAGTTGAAAATGCATAACAGGTGAGGTATTTGATACCAATTTCTGCAGCGGCTTCAATAACATCCCTCAGTGCATTTACTCCCTGCTGGTGTCCGAAAATCCTGTCGAGACCCCGTTGCCTTGCCCAACGGCCATTACCATCCATTATGATTGCCACATGGGAAGGTAATTTATTGATATTTATCTCGTTCCGCAATTGCATAATCTACCTTTTTTTTCTGGAATTATCTTCCTCGTAAGCAGGACATCCCACCAGATTGTTAAATAGCTTCCAGGTAACTGATACTCCTGCAAATGAATACCAGTCGTTATTATGAATCCATCCATAATCGGAAGGATCTACCGGATCTTTTAAGCCGTCAAAGTTATCATAAAATGTTTTACGAAAACCATATTCAGCTTCCAATCCCATATTTTTATAAATATTGACTTTAAAACCAACCGATAAAGGTATAACGGGAACATAAGTAAATGTCTCATTGGTCATTAAAGTCCGGCCCCCCGCAGGAGCAGCAGCCGGAAGAACCGGTACATATGATGATGTGGATGCATTAATAAAAGCTATTCCAGCACCTGCAGCGAAGTAAGGTGTATAATCCCATAGTTTCCCGGCGGTTGAATACGGGAAAAAATTGAACTCAAACTGGAGTGCCCACTCGGCAACTGTTCCCTTAAACGAACTCTGTCTCTCTTTTTGAAACTCGTTCTTAAAATCCGTATCGTCAGCCTTCAGCCCTGCAAAGAAAATACTAGCCCTGATTGCTTGACGGGGATGCAGGTTATAGCGGTAGATGAGGCCACCTGCAAGACCCGGTGCGTACATTAACCGATCAGGATTTATGTCTCCCATGTAAGATGAAACACCTGCAAACAGCCCATAATCAGCATTCCGCTGACCTGATAGGGCAAGAGAAAGACTTAAGAATAATAAAAACCAATGTAATCTTTTCATCAAAACTGATCCAGCTCATTATCATCTGAAGGATGGCAATCCGTTTGCTCCGGTCTTCAGCTTGTACGTAACAGTGAAATTGAAAAAATAATAAACGTCATTTGAACTGGAATATTGTGAAGTATAGCCATCAAGATTATCAGAAAATGAATACCTGCCTCCTATTTCAACTCCAAAGTTAAAATCAGGTGAATATACAAGTGTTGTACCTAGTCCAACAGGAATAACAGCAGTAAAGCCTGACGGTTTAAACCCTTCAAGGGCTTGTTTCGCTTTAAGTTTATCATTTGGATTACCTGAATATGCTAATCCACCTATACCTGTAAATACGTAAAAATCAAGTGATCTTATTAAACCACCAATACCAGGCTTTCTTCCTTTCCCGAAAAGATAACTGTTCTCTGCCTTATTTTTAATAAAATAATACTCACCAATCAGAGCAGGTTCGAATATAGAAATTGAGGTTTCATAATCTCTGGCTTCATTTGAACCCCTGGCATCTGAAGCATGCAGGTAACCAAATGTTCCACTGAGCCTTACATTTATATCCTGGGTGATCCTGTATTTAAAATTGACGTTTAAATCAAACCTGGTCTGTAGAAAACTCAAATCTCTTATCCCAAGTATATTTTTAGTCTTTGAAAAACCTCCGATATCGCCAAAAAACTGGGTTGGTCCGAATCCGGCAGATGCTTCATATCGTCTCATTTTCCATAGCTGACCCTGTGACTGACCCTCGTTAATCGCATAAATAAGACAAACCAGAAATATAATCAGAAGGGACCGTTTCATAATAATTTCCTTTTTATTGCCTTACAAATATAATAATTTTTTCAATTTCTCTTATCTACACCCCACATCAGCTTATTTCTGAGTGTACTATAGAAATCTCTTCCCTTGAGCATAACTGTTTTAAGTTTGACAGGAGCCCTGTAAATATGGATCTCTTCAGTGAACGGAACTCTTGCTGATCTGAAGTCGCATGTTGTCATATATTCATGACTTCTCCCCTCAATTACCATCCTGAGTCTGCTCTCTCCTGATATAATAATTGGCCTTATGGTAAGGTTATGAGGAGCTATGGGAGAAATAATAATACTTTCATCCTCAGGTGATAAAATCGGTCCGCCAACACTCAGATTATAAGCAGTTGAGCCGGTTGCCGTGGATATAATCAGTCCGTCGCACCAGTATGTATTCAGATGAATATCATCAACATAGACATTTATAGTTATCATACTGAGATCAGCTTTCTGAACAGTGATCTCATTGAGTGCGGATGAAGCATTTCCCTCAAACAAACCATACGGACGTGATAATTCGAGCAGACATCTTTCAACAATTTCATACTCTCCACTGCATAACATATCTATCGAATGTGATATGTCTTCTGCCGGTATATTGGCAAGAAAACCCATTCTCCCTGTATTAACACCGGCAATAGGAATCTCAAGGTCCTTCACCTTCAGAACAGTCTCAAGAAAAGTACCGTCCCCGCCAACACTTAAGACCATCTCAGGAAGCTCGGTGAGATCTGAAAGTTCAGAAAAATGTTCAATAAGATCACCTCCCTGGCAAATTTTGTGATCTTCCGATTTCTGATGAATAAGCATCTTTATACCTCTCCTGCAGAATTCAGTTACCAGCCTGCTAACACCTTCTCTGGTTTTCGGATTGCTGTCCTTACTGTAAATTGCAACTTTATTCAGCATATTATCAGATATTAAGATATTTCATGAGAAGATCGAACCTCTCTGAATAAAACCGATCCATCGAATCGTTTGTTGTAACCCATGTTTTAACTTCATAGTTATATCGTTCAAAAGTCTTTATCACAGAAACCAGATCGCCGGTATTTACTTTAAGTGTCACTTCCAGTTTTGTTGATTCGGGAGGAGAAGTAATGTACATACTGAGGATCTTGATATTGTTACCTTCAACAATCTGTGCAATCTGCGACAGAGAATAGTCTCTTTCTATCAGCTCAAGTACAATTATGCCGCCGGGCTGATCCATTGAAGAAATGCCAGCTATATGCCGTATGAGGTCGCTTGTTGTTATTACACCCTTAAAATGGTTTTTGTTATCAAGAACCGGTACAACTGAAAGTTTCAGCCGCGAGGCAAGTCCTATCACTTCAAATATATGCTGTTCATCACCGACATAAGGTTTAAATAATGTAAGCTCGTGATTACCAATTGGTTCATCAGGCTTATTCATATCATAAATATCGGCATCAGAGATAAGTCCGAGAAAATCCTGATTATTCACAATCGGCAGATGCGACACTCTGAATATCTCCATCCAATTCAGCGCGGTCTGACCGAGATCTGATGTCTTAAGTGAAGGAATTACCTCAGATATTAAGTCTTTAGCAACCATAAAGATTTTTATTTTCAACTAAAATAGTAAAAAAAAAGCCAGTTGTTGTAATTTTGCCACACAATTACAAATACGGTTAAATCTTACATTTATTATAATGACAAAGTTAAGCGTTAATATCAATAAGATAGCAACCCTCCGAAATGCAAGGGGCGGTAACATTCCAAATGTACTGAATGCCGCCATTAATTGCCAGATTTTCGGAGCCGACGGGATAACCGTCCATCCCAGGCCCGATGAAAGACATATTAGATATAATGATGTACTTGAAATAAAACCTCTTATTACTACCGAATTCAATATTGAAGGATATCCTTCTGTCGGTTTTATAAGTCTTGTACTCGCTGTTAAACCAAATCAGGTTACACTTGTACCTGATGCCCATGATGCAATTACCTCCAATGCAGGCTGGGATACATTACGAAACAGGGCTTTCCTCACTGATATTGTATCAACTTTCAGGAAGGCCGGGATCAGAACCTCACTCTTCGTGGACACAAATCCTGTTAACATTGAGAATGCTGCATTAACAGGAACCGACAGAGTTGAGCTGTACACCGAACCATACGCAACAGCATTCAGCGTTAATGCTCCGGAAGCAGTTGAACCATTTGTAAAAGCTGCAGAGATTGCACGCAATGCCGGACTGGGTTTAAACGCAGGTCATGACCTCAACCTCGACAATCTGAGATATTTCCATCAGAACATCCCATGGCTAGAGGAGGTTTCAATAGGACATGCACTTATCTCAGACGCTCTGTACCTTGGTCTCGAAAATACAATCCAGATGTATAAAAGACAGCTTGCCTGATTAATCTTGTATGAAACTATTCTGCAGGAAATATGGCGAAGGACCGCCGCTTATCATACTTCACGGATTGTACGGATCATCTGATAACTGGGCGACAATTGCTAAAAATCTTAGTGACATTTTCACTGTGTATCTTCCTGACCAGCGAAATCATGGACAATCACCTCATTCCGACATCCATGATTATGACTCAATGCGCGAAGATCTTTTTGAGCTGGCAGCTGATCTGTCACTGAAAAAATTCTTTCTTGCCGGACACAGCATGGGAGGAAAAACAGCAATTTCATTTGCTTTAAAATATCCGGAAATGCTTAATGGTCTGCTTATTGCAGATATTTCTCCATTCATAAGCGAAGCTCATAATAAAGTTGCTTACAGCCAGCATAAATCGATTCTGGAAGCTATGTTATCAATTGACCTGACTGGTATCTCCAGGCGGGATGATGCTGAAGAGAACCTCAGGGAGAAGATAAGTGATGAAAAAATCAGGGGATTTGTATTAAAGAATCTTCAAAGGAGTACCAAAAATAATTTTACCTGGAAGTTAAACGCATCTTCCCTTCTAAAAAATCTTGATAAAATTATGTCTGGTGTAGACAGAGGTGCTTTATATTCACAATCAATAACCGGATTTCCTGTTATATTCCTTAAAGGAGGTGATTCAGATTATATTCTCCCATCGGATTTTGGTGATATTTTAAAGATATTTCCCGCTGCAGAGTTTGCTATTGCAGAGAAAGCAGGTCACTGGATCCATGCTGACAGACCTGATGAGGTGATAAAAAATATAAAGCGATTATTATGAAAATGTTACAGACTCTATCTTATCGTCGCTGATCGCTGGCAGATTCATAAATCTTAAAAGAACCTGTCCTATAGCCAGAACATCCTTCTCACAATACTGTACTATCCTTTTCAGGTCCTTTTCAACATAATAAATCCCTGCTACCATACTGCCGTCAATATCATCCTTCGGGCTGGGGATACCCAGAATCGATGTAAGAAGGTCGAGTGATGTATAGTTCTTATAATCACCGAATTTCCAGAGATCCATAGTATCCAGAAGTTTTATTTCCCATGGTTTTTTCCCGGCATTATCGAGTATCTCAGGAATGATCATACCATTAATAATCATCCGCCGTGCAATATAGGGATAGTCAAATTCCTTACCGTTATGGGCACATAAAAGAGCCTCTTTATTCGTACGGCAGAACTTATAAAGCATGTCAGAAAATTCTGAAAGAAGCACCTTCTCATCATCACCATAAAATGATTTCAACCTGAAACTGTAAGGATTTTTTTCTTTTATCAATCCTACTGAAATGCATATTATCTTCCCAAATTCCGAGTAAATACCTGCCCTTTCATAGACATCAGCAGCAACCTGTTCGGGTGATCTGAACTGTCTTGATTTTTTCTCCCAGAGAGTCTGAAACAAAGGATCAAGTGTTTCATAGGAAGGAGACCCGGGAACAGTTTCTATATCAAGGAATAAGACATCCTCAACCTTTATATTGTCAAGCATGGTTTTATGATTTACTTTTTAAAAGATGTTTCTCAATAATTGAGATCAGGACTTCAATGCCCACCTGATTTTCACCACCGCCGGGAATTATAATATCAGCATATCGTTTTGATGGTTCAATAAACTGAAGGTGAGAAGGTTTTACGGTATCGTGGTATCTCTCAAGAACCTTAAGAACCGACCGGCCCCTTTCAACAATATCCCTGTTTATTACCCTCCCAAGGCGGTCGTCGGCATCGGCATCGACAAAAACCTTGATATCCATCATTTCACGCAGACCCGGATCGGTGAGTATCAGAATTCCTTCAATGATTACGACTCTGGAGGGTTTAACAGGAATTGTCTCTTTAGACCTCAGACATGTAATATATGAATAGATTGGCATTTCTACTTCCTCACCCTCTTTAAGCTTTTTGAGATGATCGATCAGTAACTCAAATTCAACAGAATCAGGATGGTCAAAATTGATTTTCTGCCTCTCCTCAAGTGAGATTTTTCCATTGTCCTTGTAATAGGAATCCTGAGGAATTACTATAACTTCGTCATTTGGAAATACTTCCACAACTTTTCGGACAACGGTCGTTTTTCCGGATCCGGTCCCGCCGGCAATCCCAACAATCAGCATAAATTTTATATTTTTGCAGTAATTAAAATTTATCAAAAATAGCAAATGGCCGAATTATATCCAATAAAGTTTGAAACTGTTCTGAAAGAGAAGGTCTGGGGAGGAAA
Proteins encoded:
- a CDS encoding isoprenyl transferase, which gives rise to MQLRNEININKLPSHVAIIMDGNGRWARQRGLDRIFGHQQGVNALRDVIEAAAEIGIKYLTCYAFSTENWGRPDEEVSALMGIMVQSLSKETDTLTKNNIRLIAIGDVDRLADDVRNRLNETINLTSVSTGLNLVVALSYSSRWEITEAARKIASDVKKGILLPEEINEDDFEKYLTTYDIPDPELMIRTSGELRISNFLLWQLAYTELYFTEKLWPDFGKDDFYTAIIDFQKRERRFGKTSEQVSEK
- the udk gene encoding uridine kinase; its protein translation is MLIVGIAGGTGSGKTTVVRKVVEVFPNDEVIVIPQDSYYKDNGKISLEERQKINFDHPDSVEFELLIDHLKKLKEGEEVEMPIYSYITCLRSKETIPVKPSRVVIIEGILILTDPGLREMMDIKVFVDADADDRLGRVINRDIVERGRSVLKVLERYHDTVKPSHLQFIEPSKRYADIIIPGGGENQVGIEVLISIIEKHLLKSKS
- a CDS encoding pyridoxine 5'-phosphate synthase, encoding MTKLSVNINKIATLRNARGGNIPNVLNAAINCQIFGADGITVHPRPDERHIRYNDVLEIKPLITTEFNIEGYPSVGFISLVLAVKPNQVTLVPDAHDAITSNAGWDTLRNRAFLTDIVSTFRKAGIRTSLFVDTNPVNIENAALTGTDRVELYTEPYATAFSVNAPEAVEPFVKAAEIARNAGLGLNAGHDLNLDNLRYFHQNIPWLEEVSIGHALISDALYLGLENTIQMYKRQLA
- a CDS encoding alpha/beta fold hydrolase, which codes for MKLFCRKYGEGPPLIILHGLYGSSDNWATIAKNLSDIFTVYLPDQRNHGQSPHSDIHDYDSMREDLFELAADLSLKKFFLAGHSMGGKTAISFALKYPEMLNGLLIADISPFISEAHNKVAYSQHKSILEAMLSIDLTGISRRDDAEENLREKISDEKIRGFVLKNLQRSTKNNFTWKLNASSLLKNLDKIMSGVDRGALYSQSITGFPVIFLKGGDSDYILPSDFGDILKIFPAAEFAIAEKAGHWIHADRPDEVIKNIKRLL
- a CDS encoding CBS domain-containing protein — its product is MVAKDLISEVIPSLKTSDLGQTALNWMEIFRVSHLPIVNNQDFLGLISDADIYDMNKPDEPIGNHELTLFKPYVGDEQHIFEVIGLASRLKLSVVPVLDNKNHFKGVITTSDLIRHIAGISSMDQPGGIIVLELIERDYSLSQIAQIVEGNNIKILSMYITSPPESTKLEVTLKVNTGDLVSVIKTFERYNYEVKTWVTTNDSMDRFYSERFDLLMKYLNI
- a CDS encoding NAD(+)/NADH kinase, which encodes MLNKVAIYSKDSNPKTREGVSRLVTEFCRRGIKMLIHQKSEDHKICQGGDLIEHFSELSDLTELPEMVLSVGGDGTFLETVLKVKDLEIPIAGVNTGRMGFLANIPAEDISHSIDMLCSGEYEIVERCLLELSRPYGLFEGNASSALNEITVQKADLSMITINVYVDDIHLNTYWCDGLIISTATGSTAYNLSVGGPILSPEDESIIISPIAPHNLTIRPIIISGESRLRMVIEGRSHEYMTTCDFRSARVPFTEEIHIYRAPVKLKTVMLKGRDFYSTLRNKLMWGVDKRN
- a CDS encoding 3'-5' exonuclease, translating into MLDNIKVEDVLFLDIETVPGSPSYETLDPLFQTLWEKKSRQFRSPEQVAADVYERAGIYSEFGKIICISVGLIKEKNPYSFRLKSFYGDDEKVLLSEFSDMLYKFCRTNKEALLCAHNGKEFDYPYIARRMIINGMIIPEILDNAGKKPWEIKLLDTMDLWKFGDYKNYTSLDLLTSILGIPSPKDDIDGSMVAGIYYVEKDLKRIVQYCEKDVLAIGQVLLRFMNLPAISDDKIESVTFS
- the bamA gene encoding outer membrane protein assembly factor BamA, which codes for MGLSLYAQEEQEIYDYMSSDDYIIGGVTVSGVRFLDTNALIGISGLRLGQEVTIPGEAVTAAAQKLWMQGLFSDVRISITKVSSDTVFLDIALQERPRISSVKYNGMKKSETQDLAEKINLPVGSQVTAFLLNTAKKIIKDHFVEKGFLNTEVEFIQKDDPDQPNNVILNINVDKKDKVKIGDITFVGNEFFETKKLRRQMKDTKKKNLNFFRASKYIGEKFSEDKDKLYTFYNDNGFKDFAILSDSIYKISEDRIGLVIKVEEGNQYFLRNVDWVGNSVYRKEDLEKVFNIEKGTVYNQSLINDRLNGNSGAQDAVSGMYQNNGYLFSRLTPVEAKVDKDSVDLEIRIYEGDQAYLNNVIISGNTRTNEHIARRELYTLPGDLFSKDKIIRSIRQLGVLGHFDPEKINPVPLQDINNGTVDLLYKLEEKANDQFEVSGGWGAGMLVGTVGVRFNNFAMRNFFDLKQWKPYPSGDGQSLSIRAQSNGKIYSSFNVSFVEPWLGGKNPNTFSVSMYRSIMRQEGGHSMIIDGASVGLGKRLEWPDDFFSLYGELSYQRYNLDNFTQYSFLFDDGVSNLISLSAKLTRFSTSPNLIYPRRGSSFTLSVQATPPYSSISGKDMSIASDQVKYNYIEFHKWTFKADYFFPLDANDKLVLNARYAFGYLGHYNNDIGPSPFENFYVGGDGMTGYSFYGREVISLRGYTNGSLTPYNPSMTAQSGNVYSKITFELRYPISLNPQATIYGLTFLESGRAWYQLKEYNPFKMNRSAGIGLRANLPMFGLLGIDWGYGFDPVPDPVRFTNANKSQFHFVIGQQF